Proteins encoded by one window of Tubulanus polymorphus chromosome 7, tnTubPoly1.2, whole genome shotgun sequence:
- the LOC141908694 gene encoding uncharacterized protein LOC141908694 isoform X5: MAATGEIQYWQLPFPPGWERKWDANSNRYFYINHSNRNTQWDDPRIAISRHIQANRQQQAAAAAHPQPAAQQYFPKTSGHVTTHGMQVINSTDTPLHQLGAANGGDDDDDETSFIQIDEFTFATLKSMFASAPDGALKKCLAKNNNDKEATIRDLKLHGYQETVDNQQQSTSNPAVNRLKREFPSAEQSLIQDVLSSCNNYESEARKNLRQMFEAEGVMQQSPSVPVSLIQKRLAAQKLSLAAAARELETNPTKRFPTRTGSIKMETVMRLKSQFPKVDVDIIQAALIAADGNVANARRQLGQLGYASSSQQQQQHSPPKRTTVTSSQAGSSAGSTGASSPAKRVTPSPTPKLQVSETEKKRLTEKFKKQYSELAATIIEMALEVSEFDEAKTHILLKSMSSPEESRTARNRQSSGAGSPAHRATTQSSSPRPASPASASGPDAPASVTAVNVSFPTPENRPSSSSSDYPGISESTSSSRPNTANSLISRRTPSPVNINRDKTHTASGPIRVDVLVTDLDGYRSENRSAANGPDPTLPKGPDRDLLIEHYVEVQGHQSSLAKGANHALVSGPSGAVGRDPSLVSGHNAELAEGAHAASADFRSD, translated from the exons ATGGCTGCGACTGGTGAGATTCAGTACTGGCAACTCCCTTTTCCACCGGGATGGGAAAGAAAATGGGACGCGAATTCGAACAGATA TTTTTATATCAATCATTCGAATCGCAACACGCAATGGGACGATCCTCGAATAGCTATCTCAAGACATATACAG GCCAATCGGCAGCAGCAGGCCGCAGCAGCTGCACACCCTCAACCCGCTGCTCAGCAATATTTCCCCAAAACATCCGGACATGTTACAACTCACGGAATGCAGGTAATCAAT tcgACAGACACTCCTCTTCACCAGTTGGGGGCTGCAAATGGCGgagatgacgatgacgat gAAACAAGTTTCATTCAAATTGACGAATTCACTTTCGCGACGCTGAAATCGATGTTCGCTTCGGCACCAGATGGCGCCTTGAAAAAATGTCTCGCCAA GAATAATAACGATAAAGAAGCTACGATCAGAGATCTAAAGTTGCACGGATACCAGGAGACCGTCGACAACCAGCAACAATCGACGTCGAACCCGGCGGTGAATAGATTAAAACGGGAATTCCCGTCTGCCGAGCAGTCGCTGATACAGGACGTGTTATCCTC GTGTAACAACTATGAAAGTGAAGCTCGCAAGAATCTTCGTCAGATGTTTGAAGCTGAAGGCGTAATGCAGCAGAGTCCTTCTGTGCCAGTTTCACTGATTCAAAAACGTCTGGCAGC gcaGAAATTGTCGTTAGCCGCCGCCGCTCGAGAACTCGAAACGAATCCGACGAAGCGATTCCCGACGCGTACCGGATCTATTAAGATGGAAACCGTGATGCGTTTGAAGTCTCAGTTTCCTAAAGTCGATGTCGATATCATTCAAGCAGCTCTGATCGC TGCTGATGGTAATGTGGCTAATGCTCGTAGACAACTTGGACAACTTGGGTATGCTAGCAGtagccagcagcagcagcagcatagCCCTCCTAAGAGAACCACTGTCACCTCTTCACAAGCTGG aTCTTCAGCGGGTTCGACCGGAGCCAGTTCTCCTGCGAAGCGCGTGACACCGAGTCCGACTCCGAAACTGCAAGTTTCTGAAACCGAGAAGAAAAGAT TGACAGAGAAGTTTAAGAAACAGTACAGTGAACTGGCTGCTACAATAATTGAAATGGCTCTGGAAGTTTCTGAGTTCGACGAAGCGAAGACTCATATCTTATTGAAATCAATGAGTAGTCCTGAAGAGAGCAG gaCTGCACGGAATAGACAGTCATCCGGAGCCGGTAGCCCAGCGCACCGCGCAACTACCCAGTCATCTTCACCGCGACCAGCTTCGCCAGCCTCGGCTTCGGGACCAG ATGCACCGGCTTCAGTAACAGCGGTTAATGTTTCATTTCCAACACCGGAAAATAGACCCAG TTCTTCGTCGTCTGATTATCCGGGTATCTCTGAATCGACGAGCTCCAGTCGTCCGAATACTGCTAATTCACTGATATCAAGACGCACTCCTTCACCTGTTAATATCAACAGAGATAAAACACACACGGCTTCAGG ACCTATTCGTGTTGATGTGCTCGTAACTGATTTAGATGGCTATAGATCTGAAAACAGAAGTGCAGCTAACGGACCGGATCCTACTCTACCTAAAGGTCCCGATAGAGATCTACTCAT CGAACATTACGTCGAGGTTCAAGGTCACCAGTCGAGTTTAGCGAAGGGTGCGAATCACGCTCTCGTTAGCGGTCCGTCTGGAGCGGTCGGTCGCGACCCGTCGCTCGTCAGCGGTCACAACGCCGAACTCGCCGAGGGAGCTCACGCGGCGTCTGCAGATTTTCGCAGTGATTGA
- the LOC141908694 gene encoding uncharacterized protein LOC141908694 isoform X4, whose product MAATGEIQYWQLPFPPGWERKWDANSNRYFYINHSNRNTQWDDPRIAISRHIQANRQQQAAAAAHPQPAAQQYFPKTSGHVTTHGMQVINSTDTPLHQLGAANGGDDDDDETSFIQIDEFTFATLKSMFASAPDGALKKCLAKNNNDKEATIRDLKLHGYQETVDNQQQSTSNPAVNRLKREFPSAEQSLIQDVLSSCNNYESEARKNLRQMFEAEGVMQQSPSVPVSLIQKRLAANNNSESDTMKSLRSNPWYADQGSSAAKGSSAMPSGKLINSTWKRFNLSQYSNITNAYVVNDIFEGQKLSLAAAARELETNPTKRFPTRTGSIKMETVMRLKSQFPKVDVDIIQAALIAADGNVANARRQLGQLGYASSSQQQQQHSPPKRTTVTSSQAGSSAGSTGASSPAKRVTPSPTPKLQVSETEKKRLTEKFKKQYSELAATIIEMALEVSEFDEAKTHILLKSMSSPEESRTARNRQSSGAGSPAHRATTQSSSPRPASPASASGPDAPASVTAVNVSFPTPENRPSSSSSDYPGISESTSSSRPNTANSLISRRTPSPVNINRDKTHTASGPIRVDVLVTDLDGYRSENRSAANGPDPTLPKGPDRDLLIEHYVEVQGHQSSLAKGANHALVSGPSGAVGRDPSLVSGHNAELAEGAHAASADFRSD is encoded by the exons ATGGCTGCGACTGGTGAGATTCAGTACTGGCAACTCCCTTTTCCACCGGGATGGGAAAGAAAATGGGACGCGAATTCGAACAGATA TTTTTATATCAATCATTCGAATCGCAACACGCAATGGGACGATCCTCGAATAGCTATCTCAAGACATATACAG GCCAATCGGCAGCAGCAGGCCGCAGCAGCTGCACACCCTCAACCCGCTGCTCAGCAATATTTCCCCAAAACATCCGGACATGTTACAACTCACGGAATGCAGGTAATCAAT tcgACAGACACTCCTCTTCACCAGTTGGGGGCTGCAAATGGCGgagatgacgatgacgat gAAACAAGTTTCATTCAAATTGACGAATTCACTTTCGCGACGCTGAAATCGATGTTCGCTTCGGCACCAGATGGCGCCTTGAAAAAATGTCTCGCCAA GAATAATAACGATAAAGAAGCTACGATCAGAGATCTAAAGTTGCACGGATACCAGGAGACCGTCGACAACCAGCAACAATCGACGTCGAACCCGGCGGTGAATAGATTAAAACGGGAATTCCCGTCTGCCGAGCAGTCGCTGATACAGGACGTGTTATCCTC GTGTAACAACTATGAAAGTGAAGCTCGCAAGAATCTTCGTCAGATGTTTGAAGCTGAAGGCGTAATGCAGCAGAGTCCTTCTGTGCCAGTTTCACTGATTCAAAAACGTCTGGCAGC GAATAATAACAGTGAGTCGGACACGATGAAGAGTCTACGGTCTAATCCGTGGTACGCTGATCAGGGCAGCTCCGCCGCGAAGGGTAGCTCCGCCATGCCGTCCGGAAAACTGATTAACAGTACTTGGAAACGTTTCAATCTCTCGCAATATTCTAATATAACAAACGCGTACGTCGTAAACGACATATTTGAAGG gcaGAAATTGTCGTTAGCCGCCGCCGCTCGAGAACTCGAAACGAATCCGACGAAGCGATTCCCGACGCGTACCGGATCTATTAAGATGGAAACCGTGATGCGTTTGAAGTCTCAGTTTCCTAAAGTCGATGTCGATATCATTCAAGCAGCTCTGATCGC TGCTGATGGTAATGTGGCTAATGCTCGTAGACAACTTGGACAACTTGGGTATGCTAGCAGtagccagcagcagcagcagcatagCCCTCCTAAGAGAACCACTGTCACCTCTTCACAAGCTGG aTCTTCAGCGGGTTCGACCGGAGCCAGTTCTCCTGCGAAGCGCGTGACACCGAGTCCGACTCCGAAACTGCAAGTTTCTGAAACCGAGAAGAAAAGAT TGACAGAGAAGTTTAAGAAACAGTACAGTGAACTGGCTGCTACAATAATTGAAATGGCTCTGGAAGTTTCTGAGTTCGACGAAGCGAAGACTCATATCTTATTGAAATCAATGAGTAGTCCTGAAGAGAGCAG gaCTGCACGGAATAGACAGTCATCCGGAGCCGGTAGCCCAGCGCACCGCGCAACTACCCAGTCATCTTCACCGCGACCAGCTTCGCCAGCCTCGGCTTCGGGACCAG ATGCACCGGCTTCAGTAACAGCGGTTAATGTTTCATTTCCAACACCGGAAAATAGACCCAG TTCTTCGTCGTCTGATTATCCGGGTATCTCTGAATCGACGAGCTCCAGTCGTCCGAATACTGCTAATTCACTGATATCAAGACGCACTCCTTCACCTGTTAATATCAACAGAGATAAAACACACACGGCTTCAGG ACCTATTCGTGTTGATGTGCTCGTAACTGATTTAGATGGCTATAGATCTGAAAACAGAAGTGCAGCTAACGGACCGGATCCTACTCTACCTAAAGGTCCCGATAGAGATCTACTCAT CGAACATTACGTCGAGGTTCAAGGTCACCAGTCGAGTTTAGCGAAGGGTGCGAATCACGCTCTCGTTAGCGGTCCGTCTGGAGCGGTCGGTCGCGACCCGTCGCTCGTCAGCGGTCACAACGCCGAACTCGCCGAGGGAGCTCACGCGGCGTCTGCAGATTTTCGCAGTGATTGA